CCATGTTTACACTAGAAATATCGTTCACTTTAAGCAATGCCCTTACTCCATAATTATTTGTACATTTTAAATAATACATACCTTCATTTACCATTATCTTATTTTCACCAGTTATATCAATTCCCCGAGAAAAAATACCTAAAGCTACAAGATCTAAATACTTACTTATATACTTCATATCATAATACATCGATATGGCTTGAGATAACTTAAAGGTAACACCCACAGCTGTTAAACCTTTAAATGGATATGTACACTGCTTCTGATTGGGATTCACAATAATGGCTTTCGGCAAAATTCCCACAGATTTATGGTAATCTGTTATTATAACATCAATACCCAAAGTTTTGCATAACTCTATTTGTGAAACGCTTTGAATTCCACATCCAGCTGTTATTATAAGCTTTGCACCTAAAAATTTTATGTGGTTTTTTATTATATCTGACTTTATATTATAATCATTAATTTTATCAGAAATAAAATATTCTACATCTGCATTTAAATATTTTAGCACTAATAACATAA
The genomic region above belongs to Clostridium sp. AWRP and contains:
- a CDS encoding DHH family phosphoesterase, with the protein product MERQKDNIQDFNFLGMHNPFLLKDMEKALRRIIKAVNEREKIVIYGTCDLDGITSVSLMLLVLKYLNADVEYFISDKINDYNIKSDIIKNHIKFLGAKLIITAGCGIQSVSQIELCKTLGIDVIITDYHKSVGILPKAIIVNPNQKQCTYPFKGLTAVGVTFKLSQAISMYYDMKYISKYLDLVALGIFSRGIDITGENKIMVNEGMYYLKCTNNYGVRALLKVNDISSVNMENVCELSNRMMCSIKNKRYIDNARIAVELFITENMDRAEQIAKYLKNEII